A single Pantoea deleyi DNA region contains:
- a CDS encoding HlyD family secretion protein encodes MNNDLFRQESLDAKKTKVLGSVALYCPPFRWMIITLVCLLVAVLIAFCLFGSYTKRETAQGVLVPENGMMNITAMSAGTVISLPVREGESLQKNSRIAIVSSEISTRYGQTREAIAAQLEFRKAGLSSQLDNLAQLNRETLNALQEKVTLLGQQAKELDTLYRQRTQQIELSKTQHRKMNAMRREGYASNTQVEQLQNDLLDARVRLQDVARQRIDVRQQLAQARQQLREQPISYDRQKSELQQKLSEITQSIVENESHRSIELRAPEKGTVSAVLVKQGQVVSAGQTLATVLPDNVRLQARIMLSSRAIGFIRPGQRVVLRYQSFPWQKFGQQYGTVLEISKSALSPQEVATITGDNQVKEAMYQVKVTLDKQTVQAYGRQSSLRPGSGLEADFIVDKRHIYEWVLEPLNALGKMTSL; translated from the coding sequence ATGAATAACGACTTATTTCGTCAGGAATCACTGGATGCAAAGAAGACCAAAGTATTGGGTTCCGTTGCACTCTATTGTCCGCCCTTCCGCTGGATGATTATTACTTTGGTCTGCCTGCTGGTTGCCGTCCTTATCGCCTTTTGCCTGTTTGGCAGTTACACCAAACGGGAAACCGCCCAGGGTGTACTGGTGCCGGAGAACGGCATGATGAATATCACCGCGATGAGCGCCGGCACGGTTATTTCCCTTCCCGTTCGTGAAGGTGAGAGCCTGCAGAAGAACAGCCGGATCGCGATCGTTTCTTCGGAGATCTCCACCCGCTATGGTCAGACCCGCGAGGCGATTGCTGCCCAGCTGGAGTTCCGGAAGGCGGGGCTGAGTAGCCAGCTGGACAATCTGGCCCAGCTCAACCGTGAAACGCTGAACGCGTTGCAGGAAAAAGTCACTCTGCTTGGCCAGCAGGCGAAAGAGCTGGACACCCTATACCGTCAGCGCACACAGCAGATCGAACTGTCAAAAACCCAGCATCGCAAGATGAACGCGATGCGCCGGGAGGGCTACGCCTCAAATACCCAGGTAGAGCAGCTGCAGAACGATCTGCTTGATGCCCGCGTACGCCTGCAGGACGTTGCCCGTCAGCGCATTGATGTCCGGCAGCAACTGGCTCAGGCGCGACAGCAGTTACGCGAACAGCCTATCAGCTACGACAGGCAGAAGAGTGAACTGCAGCAAAAACTCTCAGAGATTACGCAGTCGATCGTTGAGAACGAATCCCATCGCTCAATCGAACTGCGCGCCCCCGAAAAAGGCACCGTCAGTGCCGTTCTGGTTAAGCAGGGACAGGTCGTCAGTGCGGGCCAGACGCTCGCGACGGTGCTGCCGGACAATGTTCGTCTGCAGGCACGCATCATGCTCAGCAGCCGCGCGATCGGTTTTATCCGGCCCGGCCAGCGTGTGGTGTTGCGCTATCAGTCCTTTCCCTGGCAGAAGTTTGGACAGCAGTACGGAACGGTGCTGGAAATCTCGAAATCCGCGCTTTCCCCGCAGGAGGTGGCCACCATCACTGGCGACAACCAGGTTAAGGAGGCGATGTATCAGGTGAAAGTCACGCTGGATAAGCAGACCGTGCAGGCCTATGGCAGACAGAGCAGCCTCCGTCCCGGAAGCGGACTTGAAGCCGACTTCATTGTCGATAAGCGCCACATCTACGAATGGGTTCTTGAGCCGCTGAATGCCCTTGGCAAGATGACTTCACTCTAA
- a CDS encoding peptidase domain-containing ABC transporter, with protein MDLFHKLNLSFRQKLPVLRQTQAAECGLTCIGMIAGFYGHHIDMVSLRQRFPTSLKGSTLANVMSFAQNLGLGCRAVRLELEELDKLNTPCVLHWDMNHFVVLKGVARNKLIIHDPARGVRKVPMDEVSASFTGVALELYPASTFEKKDEKKSISMLSLIRNVSGLGSAFMQVALLSLALEFFGIITPFYMQWVIDQVLVSADRDLLTLLGVAFVCITLFQNLISALRSWVSTWFSSLLSVQWSSNLCAHLLGLPLNYFEDRHVGDILSRFGSISNIQSTLTGRFISSIFDGVMAIVTLAMIFTYNVTLTFVVIALFILYALIRWISFEPFRQANEDQLMASAVVQSQLLESIRGVQAIKLNNKQDLRVSTYTNETVESTNKGITIQKLSIGFSTLQGTISGVGKIILIWLAAVQVLDGNFTSGMLVAFISFSDQFISRSAGLINALIEFKMLRLHGERLSDIVLTEKEQNMESHVELAEQSGPVGLDISDLSFRYSATDEEIFSGFNLSIEAGESVAIIGPSGQGKTTLAKLMLGLLKPEAGVISVDGIDHIKLGMTCYRDLVGSVMQSDMMFAGSIMDNISFFDTSLDRNQVERAARIAQIHDDIIAMPMGYNSMVGDMGSSLSGGQVQRVILARALYRQPRLLILDEATSHLDVARESAINDAIRQMSMTRVIIAHRPETILSADRIIHIHRHGVKEISKTDFVALINSSQVQPSAS; from the coding sequence ATGGATTTATTTCACAAACTTAATCTGTCCTTTCGTCAGAAGCTGCCTGTTTTACGCCAGACGCAGGCCGCGGAGTGCGGCCTGACCTGTATCGGCATGATTGCCGGATTTTATGGTCACCATATTGATATGGTTTCGCTGCGCCAGCGGTTCCCCACTTCCCTGAAAGGCAGCACGCTGGCGAATGTCATGTCATTCGCGCAGAACCTGGGCCTGGGCTGCCGCGCTGTCAGGCTGGAGCTGGAAGAGCTTGATAAGCTGAATACGCCCTGTGTGCTGCACTGGGATATGAATCATTTCGTGGTGCTTAAGGGCGTCGCCAGAAACAAACTGATTATCCACGATCCGGCGCGCGGAGTGCGCAAAGTCCCCATGGATGAGGTTTCAGCTTCGTTTACCGGCGTGGCGCTGGAACTCTATCCGGCCTCAACCTTTGAGAAGAAGGATGAAAAGAAATCCATCTCCATGCTCAGCCTGATACGGAATGTCTCCGGGTTAGGGTCGGCCTTTATGCAGGTAGCCCTGCTCTCGCTGGCGCTGGAATTCTTCGGCATCATTACACCGTTTTATATGCAGTGGGTGATCGACCAGGTGCTGGTATCGGCGGATCGCGATTTACTGACGCTGCTCGGTGTCGCGTTTGTCTGCATCACGCTGTTTCAGAATCTGATCTCAGCGCTGCGCAGCTGGGTCAGCACCTGGTTCTCCAGCCTGCTGAGCGTGCAGTGGTCATCCAATCTTTGTGCGCATCTGCTGGGTCTTCCGCTCAACTATTTTGAGGATCGCCACGTCGGGGACATTCTTTCGCGCTTTGGCTCCATCAGTAATATTCAGAGCACGCTCACTGGGCGCTTTATATCGTCCATTTTTGATGGCGTGATGGCCATCGTGACGCTGGCCATGATTTTTACCTACAACGTGACGCTGACCTTTGTGGTGATCGCTCTGTTCATATTGTATGCCCTGATACGCTGGATCTCATTTGAACCCTTTCGTCAGGCCAATGAGGATCAGCTGATGGCGTCGGCAGTTGTGCAGTCGCAACTGCTGGAATCTATCCGCGGCGTACAGGCGATAAAACTGAATAACAAGCAGGATCTGCGCGTCTCGACCTATACCAATGAGACGGTGGAATCGACCAACAAAGGGATCACCATCCAGAAACTGTCGATTGGTTTCAGCACATTGCAGGGCACGATTTCGGGCGTCGGCAAAATCATTCTTATCTGGCTGGCAGCGGTGCAGGTGCTGGATGGCAACTTTACCAGCGGTATGCTGGTGGCATTTATCTCCTTCTCCGATCAGTTCATCTCGCGCTCTGCCGGGCTGATCAACGCCCTTATCGAATTCAAAATGCTTCGCTTACACGGAGAACGTCTGTCCGACATTGTCCTGACTGAGAAAGAGCAGAACATGGAAAGCCATGTCGAATTGGCGGAACAGTCAGGGCCTGTAGGTCTCGATATCAGCGACCTCTCCTTCCGCTACTCCGCCACCGACGAAGAGATCTTTTCCGGTTTCAACCTGAGTATTGAGGCCGGAGAATCTGTCGCCATCATTGGCCCATCCGGGCAGGGAAAAACCACGCTGGCAAAACTGATGCTGGGTCTTCTGAAGCCTGAGGCGGGCGTCATCAGCGTGGATGGCATCGACCATATTAAGCTGGGCATGACCTGCTACAGAGATCTGGTCGGCAGCGTAATGCAGAGCGATATGATGTTTGCCGGTTCCATCATGGATAACATCAGCTTCTTCGATACCAGCCTCGACAGGAATCAGGTCGAGAGAGCGGCCCGCATCGCCCAGATTCATGACGACATTATTGCGATGCCGATGGGCTATAACAGCATGGTCGGTGACATGGGTTCGTCGCTCTCGGGCGGACAGGTTCAGCGCGTTATTCTGGCCCGTGCGCTTTATCGCCAGCCACGGCTGCTCATCCTTGACGAGGCGACCAGCCATCTGGATGTGGCCAGAGAGAGCGCCATTAATGATGCCATCAGGCAGATGAGTATGACGCGCGTCATCATTGCACATCGTCCGGAGACGATACTAAGCGCAGATCGGATCATTCACATCCACCGCCACGGCGTAAAAGAGATATCCAAAACGGACTTTGTGGCACTAATTAACTCTTCTCAGGTTCAACCATCAGCCAGCTAA
- a CDS encoding DcrB-related protein: MNNSLICVEGTLRFDEEIKTQTINMIMFKHGQQITVNRDTLPAGSTFFGHISQQIANAEKILNNFSLVKMDEVKDGTFFTDTLQTIYTFSPSPVTDNRIWQVTCSCLISANEIINFGSMYPDETSMKNEMHRLEHCVKNFSPKIS, from the coding sequence ATGAATAACAGCTTAATCTGCGTGGAAGGCACCCTCCGTTTTGACGAGGAAATCAAAACGCAGACAATTAACATGATCATGTTTAAGCATGGGCAGCAGATTACCGTCAACCGGGACACACTTCCGGCCGGCAGCACATTTTTCGGCCATATTTCACAACAGATCGCGAATGCCGAAAAGATTCTCAATAATTTCAGCCTCGTCAAAATGGATGAAGTCAAAGACGGGACCTTTTTTACAGATACCCTACAGACCATCTATACTTTCTCACCCAGCCCGGTCACTGATAATCGTATCTGGCAGGTCACCTGCTCCTGTCTTATTTCAGCCAATGAGATCATTAACTTCGGGTCGATGTATCCGGACGAGACCTCAATGAAAAATGAAATGCACAGGTTAGAACACTGTGTAAAAAACTTTTCGCCAAAAATAAGTTAA
- a CDS encoding colicin V synthesis protein, with protein MRDLNMMEIEAVSGAGFWSAFNSAILGAVGAGSAGAIIGGMHGGDGGGILGVGAIGQLVGMLGGGLIGVVAGSVGGWIVGWSDPATVIALVTQFFSNASSGLFHNGPAAK; from the coding sequence GTGCGTGATTTAAATATGATGGAAATTGAAGCGGTATCAGGGGCTGGCTTCTGGAGCGCGTTTAACAGTGCAATCCTCGGTGCAGTGGGTGCCGGAAGCGCCGGTGCAATCATCGGCGGTATGCATGGTGGTGACGGCGGTGGCATTCTGGGTGTCGGAGCAATCGGTCAGCTGGTCGGTATGCTGGGTGGCGGCCTGATCGGGGTGGTGGCCGGCTCCGTCGGTGGCTGGATTGTAGGCTGGAGTGATCCCGCAACCGTCATTGCCCTGGTCACGCAGTTCTTCAGCAACGCCTCTAGCGGTCTTTTCCATAACGGTCCGGCGGCTAAGTAA
- a CDS encoding winged helix-turn-helix domain-containing protein, with protein MHNYYIINGFIEFHPATSTLRNLNDPEKVVVLNSPAGRCLLLLINRYDTIVTQQEFMEIVWEKNGMLVSPNTFYQNISILRKGLRKAGLSVDPVVTIPRVGLTLANGTEIRKRSGEESETDSPGSVASDGEQSPETALQERKSLLHSPEAVEADTPTPPTEPPLPDSSIKIPRSAIAYRNASCVLLWTAGLITIALLAMTVNFYRSSDNNRHYFSKYFFLAHANGCHVFFDSKNTTPDTRIRVMKLVEQLESSCSNYPWVYITYYYMLPRISVIRCNRQMEQPNTCISDYYFRGLEQSD; from the coding sequence ATGCATAACTATTACATCATCAATGGCTTCATTGAGTTTCATCCCGCAACCAGTACACTGCGAAACCTTAACGACCCGGAAAAGGTGGTGGTCCTGAACTCTCCTGCAGGTCGCTGTCTGTTGTTGTTAATCAACAGGTATGACACGATCGTGACGCAGCAGGAGTTTATGGAGATTGTCTGGGAAAAAAATGGCATGCTGGTTTCGCCCAATACTTTCTACCAGAACATTTCAATTCTGCGCAAAGGATTAAGAAAAGCCGGTCTGTCTGTAGATCCTGTTGTGACGATTCCTCGGGTCGGGCTGACGCTGGCCAATGGCACCGAAATCAGAAAACGCAGCGGCGAAGAATCTGAAACTGATAGCCCCGGGAGCGTCGCTTCTGATGGAGAGCAATCTCCTGAAACTGCATTACAGGAGCGAAAGAGCCTGTTACATTCCCCTGAAGCAGTAGAGGCCGACACGCCCACGCCCCCCACCGAACCGCCACTCCCCGACAGCTCTATAAAAATCCCCCGCTCTGCAATAGCTTACCGAAACGCATCCTGTGTGCTGCTGTGGACCGCCGGGCTTATAACCATCGCTTTACTGGCCATGACAGTGAATTTTTACAGAAGCAGTGACAATAACCGACACTACTTCAGTAAATATTTTTTTCTGGCTCACGCTAACGGTTGTCACGTTTTTTTCGACAGTAAAAACACAACGCCGGATACCCGAATCAGGGTGATGAAGCTGGTTGAGCAGCTGGAGAGTTCCTGCAGCAATTATCCCTGGGTCTACATCACCTACTATTACATGCTGCCCCGGATTTCGGTTATCCGCTGCAACAGGCAGATGGAACAGCCAAATACCTGTATCTCAGATTACTATTTCAGAGGCCTGGAACAGAGTGATTAA
- a CDS encoding FidL-like protein, with translation MTITLSLTLLVAVIAGVMFKRQDNDLPFRCSAFSRYDLSRHEGKRLDFYVSQDLRFIDPHSGYLLLNGQVTAGDAVTVLNRRIALSSGNRIESNTYRYKIRTIVTATNDTTPDAIFNLLFSEITLDPTYLQLDLTKVDDKSYLISGPLSYLFTCERY, from the coding sequence GTGACAATAACGCTGTCACTGACCCTGTTAGTGGCCGTTATCGCAGGTGTGATGTTTAAACGTCAGGATAACGATCTGCCTTTTCGCTGCTCAGCATTCAGCCGCTATGACCTCAGCCGTCACGAAGGTAAACGCCTGGACTTCTATGTCTCACAGGACCTGCGTTTTATCGACCCGCATTCAGGTTATCTTCTGCTGAACGGTCAGGTGACGGCCGGTGACGCCGTAACGGTACTTAACCGGCGCATCGCGTTGAGCAGTGGTAACAGAATAGAGAGCAACACCTATCGCTATAAAATCAGAACCATCGTGACCGCAACCAACGATACAACACCGGATGCCATATTTAATTTGCTGTTTTCAGAAATCACGCTGGATCCGACCTATCTGCAACTGGATCTCACAAAAGTAGATGATAAGAGCTACCTCATCAGCGGGCCGCTTTCCTATCTCTTTACCTGTGAGCGTTACTGA
- a CDS encoding winged helix-turn-helix domain-containing protein → MIYIIDDQIAYNSDDCTLSHIPTEETLSLSISSGRLFEQLLNSQGEILARETLLTEVWDKYGLRGSNSNLNQYLSILRRALAAYGCENLIITIPRIGIRLNTEIKIERESPPVLADSEAQTEDQAEEGVNREDVVDVPELTLPADKKPLISFRQVVSGLVVLAVLAGAYGYYTAHNLFGKRSSMSTIRLDGGCEAVIIQGLDVFEKQSLDKQILQMLRENKQSCVPGRRIYFDKNPSFNTTNYGRTILSACNLNSDGHIISCDNFYYLDWRMN, encoded by the coding sequence ATGATTTACATTATCGATGACCAGATTGCTTACAACTCCGATGACTGCACGCTGAGCCATATTCCCACTGAGGAGACGCTGAGCCTGAGCATTTCATCCGGCAGATTGTTTGAGCAGCTGCTGAATTCTCAGGGCGAAATACTGGCGCGTGAGACTCTGCTGACTGAGGTCTGGGATAAATATGGTCTGCGGGGATCAAACAGTAATCTGAATCAGTATCTGAGTATTCTGCGCAGGGCGCTGGCAGCCTATGGCTGTGAAAATCTGATTATCACCATTCCCAGGATTGGCATCCGGTTAAATACCGAGATAAAAATAGAACGCGAATCTCCTCCTGTACTCGCGGACTCAGAGGCTCAGACGGAAGATCAGGCGGAGGAAGGGGTTAATCGTGAGGATGTAGTTGATGTGCCAGAACTCACCCTCCCGGCGGACAAAAAGCCTCTGATCTCCTTCAGACAGGTAGTGTCTGGCCTGGTAGTGCTGGCTGTTCTGGCTGGTGCTTATGGCTACTACACTGCGCATAATCTCTTCGGAAAGCGTTCATCGATGAGTACCATCAGACTGGACGGAGGCTGCGAGGCCGTCATTATCCAGGGCCTGGATGTGTTTGAGAAGCAGTCGCTGGATAAACAGATTCTGCAGATGCTCCGGGAAAACAAGCAATCCTGCGTGCCGGGAAGGCGGATCTATTTTGATAAGAATCCCTCCTTTAACACGACCAATTATGGCAGAACCATTCTTTCTGCCTGCAACCTGAACAGTGATGGCCACATCATTTCCTGCGACAACTTCTACTACCTTGACTGGAGAATGAATTGA
- a CDS encoding ROK family protein, whose amino-acid sequence MKIAAFDIGGTSLKMGVVDDRGNILASDSADISHNARDRILQDMLAWLEKNPGCAGIAVSTPGYVDADAGFIAMGGTIRDFDQFHLSQWLTEKTSLPATVENDAHCALLAEQWLGKATKLNDFLMLTIGTGLGGAAFCNGALIRGGRNRAGEFGCLLTSRPTSSDIERHTMSQSCTMTALRKNYSQLQGLAIDDVTGKDVFDAYERNEDAARQSVAQFYQDLAACLYNLFSVFDPQMIFIGGGITAREPFLAELGAELAKYDLDIHIDAATYGNDSGMLGATWNFLQRQSPAETLKNG is encoded by the coding sequence ATGAAAATTGCAGCTTTCGATATTGGCGGGACTTCATTAAAAATGGGTGTTGTGGACGACAGGGGAAACATCCTTGCCAGCGACAGTGCGGATATTTCACACAATGCACGCGACAGAATACTGCAAGACATGCTGGCCTGGCTGGAAAAGAATCCTGGCTGTGCGGGCATCGCCGTCAGCACGCCCGGTTATGTCGATGCCGACGCCGGATTTATCGCCATGGGCGGCACGATCCGTGACTTTGACCAGTTTCATCTGAGCCAGTGGCTGACGGAAAAAACGTCGCTGCCTGCCACGGTGGAAAATGATGCACATTGCGCCCTGCTGGCGGAGCAGTGGCTGGGTAAAGCCACAAAGCTGAATGATTTTCTGATGTTAACGATTGGTACCGGATTAGGCGGCGCGGCGTTCTGTAACGGCGCACTGATCCGCGGAGGCCGGAATCGGGCGGGTGAGTTTGGCTGTCTGCTCACTTCGCGTCCCACCAGCAGCGATATCGAACGCCACACCATGAGCCAGAGCTGTACCATGACGGCACTGCGAAAAAACTACAGTCAGCTGCAAGGGCTGGCCATCGATGACGTCACGGGTAAAGACGTTTTCGATGCGTATGAGCGAAATGAAGACGCTGCCCGGCAGAGTGTCGCTCAGTTCTACCAGGATCTTGCAGCCTGCTTATACAACCTGTTCAGCGTCTTTGATCCGCAGATGATTTTTATCGGGGGAGGAATTACAGCCCGCGAGCCATTTCTGGCGGAGCTGGGTGCGGAGCTGGCAAAATATGATCTGGATATTCACATCGATGCCGCCACCTATGGCAATGACTCCGGCATGCTGGGGGCAACCTGGAATTTTCTGCAGCGCCAGTCGCCCGCCGAAACACTAAAAAATGGCTGA
- a CDS encoding Rpn family recombination-promoting nuclease/putative transposase produces MEKKNNPTPHDATFRQFLTHPDIARDFMQLHLPENLLAICDLNTLKLESGSFVEEDLRQYYSDILYSLRTLNGDGYIHVLIEHQSTPDRHMAFRLLRYAVAAMQRHLDAGHKRLPLVIPVLFYAGKRSPYPWSTRWFDEFEDPHVAEALYSGAFPLVDVSVIPDDEIMTHRSMAALTLLQKHIRQRDMATLTDRLSSLLMADYLSSPQVLTLINYLLQAGESADYEAFVRELAQRVPQHGDALMTIAQQLEQKGVDIGRAEGEREATLKIARAMLQNGLEHKTIMEMTGLTSDELAKLRH; encoded by the coding sequence ATGGAAAAGAAAAATAATCCAACACCTCATGATGCCACCTTCCGGCAATTTCTGACGCATCCCGATATTGCGCGGGATTTTATGCAACTCCATCTTCCGGAGAATCTGCTCGCGATCTGCGACCTTAACACCCTGAAGCTTGAGTCAGGCTCGTTTGTGGAAGAGGATCTGCGTCAGTACTACAGTGACATCCTTTACAGCCTGAGAACCCTGAACGGTGACGGGTATATCCACGTTCTGATTGAGCATCAGTCCACACCGGACAGGCATATGGCCTTCAGGTTGCTGCGTTATGCGGTTGCGGCGATGCAGCGTCATCTTGATGCAGGGCATAAGCGGCTGCCTCTGGTGATCCCGGTCTTGTTCTATGCCGGAAAGCGCTCACCCTATCCCTGGTCAACCCGCTGGTTTGACGAGTTCGAGGACCCCCATGTGGCGGAGGCGCTTTATAGCGGCGCGTTTCCTCTGGTTGACGTTTCGGTAATCCCGGATGACGAGATCATGACGCATCGCAGTATGGCGGCGCTGACGCTGTTACAGAAACATATTCGTCAACGTGACATGGCAACGCTGACAGACCGTCTCTCCTCTTTGCTGATGGCTGATTATCTCTCTTCACCCCAGGTATTGACGCTGATAAACTATTTACTGCAGGCTGGTGAGTCAGCTGACTATGAAGCTTTCGTTCGCGAACTGGCACAGCGGGTGCCACAACACGGAGATGCACTGATGACCATTGCACAGCAGCTTGAGCAGAAAGGCGTTGATATAGGGCGCGCGGAAGGTGAACGCGAAGCCACCCTGAAAATCGCGCGCGCCATGTTACAGAATGGCCTGGAGCATAAGACCATTATGGAGATGACAGGCCTGACGTCAGACGAGCTGGCAAAACTCCGGCACTGA
- a CDS encoding MipA/OmpV family protein, with translation MITGKITLHMVCFSLGCLTADAVADASATPPPSVTLGIAAINAPRYSGADKQHWQLMPLVQARDGALFFDSQKGVGYDLQTDNGVYLEHTLGYGLGRSDRNSSWRDGDDRLRGMGKIDPTLNTSLALGWSVTPWLVLEEKATLPLSDSQGVQYRTSVTLIPWQTSSDTVALQVAALSGDGRYMNTWYGVSSQQSAQSGFKRYDAAGGFYGTDSSLTWSHQFTPAWAASVIGDYTWLDKHASDSPIVARRNNASATLALSYSF, from the coding sequence ATGATAACCGGAAAAATAACGCTTCACATGGTCTGTTTTTCGCTGGGCTGTTTGACGGCTGATGCGGTTGCAGATGCGTCAGCAACACCGCCTCCGAGCGTGACGCTGGGCATCGCCGCAATCAATGCACCGCGCTACAGCGGCGCAGATAAACAGCACTGGCAGCTGATGCCGCTGGTCCAGGCACGCGATGGCGCACTCTTTTTCGACTCGCAGAAAGGGGTGGGTTATGACCTGCAGACGGACAATGGCGTCTACCTGGAACATACGCTGGGGTACGGGCTGGGACGTTCTGACCGGAACTCCTCCTGGCGCGACGGTGACGATCGGCTCAGAGGAATGGGAAAGATCGACCCGACGCTGAACACGTCACTGGCGCTGGGATGGTCAGTCACGCCGTGGCTGGTGCTGGAGGAGAAAGCGACGCTGCCGCTGAGTGACAGCCAGGGGGTTCAGTACCGGACATCGGTAACGCTGATTCCCTGGCAGACCAGCAGCGACACCGTGGCCCTGCAGGTCGCGGCATTATCAGGCGATGGACGCTATATGAACACCTGGTATGGCGTGAGCAGCCAGCAAAGCGCCCAGAGCGGGTTTAAGCGTTATGACGCGGCGGGTGGATTTTATGGCACCGACAGCAGTCTGACATGGAGCCATCAGTTTACGCCCGCGTGGGCCGCCAGCGTTATCGGTGATTACACCTGGCTGGATAAACACGCTTCGGACAGCCCAATCGTTGCCCGGCGCAACAACGCATCCGCGACGCTGGCACTGAGCTACTCGTTCTGA
- a CDS encoding response regulator produces the protein MQSKRVLIIEDDADAAGVLEAYLKRENYEVTIAGDGPGGLEIARRWQPDLILLDIMLPGMNGTEVLAALRRRDDTPVIMVTAMGDAPDRIGALRYGADDYVVKPYHPGEVVARVQAVLRRSQSHAPVSETLRWADLVVDPVALTAVVDSGSAAPRRLDLTPTEFSLLVTLMRAPTRPFTRLFLLEQCLPESDALERVVDTHVYNLRRKLEAAGISDVLPAVRSVGYRFRQP, from the coding sequence ATGCAGTCAAAACGTGTACTGATTATTGAAGATGACGCCGATGCCGCGGGCGTACTTGAGGCTTACCTGAAACGTGAAAATTATGAGGTCACGATTGCCGGTGACGGTCCTGGCGGGCTGGAGATAGCCAGACGCTGGCAGCCTGATCTGATCCTGCTGGATATCATGCTGCCGGGCATGAACGGCACCGAAGTGCTGGCTGCGCTGCGACGCCGCGATGACACGCCGGTGATCATGGTAACGGCGATGGGTGATGCGCCGGATCGCATCGGTGCCCTGCGCTATGGCGCAGATGACTATGTGGTCAAACCCTATCATCCGGGCGAAGTGGTGGCGCGCGTGCAGGCTGTGCTGCGCCGCAGCCAGAGTCATGCACCGGTCAGCGAGACCCTGCGCTGGGCCGATCTCGTGGTTGATCCCGTGGCACTCACCGCCGTGGTCGACAGCGGCAGTGCTGCGCCGCGCCGTCTGGATCTGACGCCAACCGAATTTTCTCTGCTGGTCACCCTGATGCGCGCCCCGACGCGCCCGTTCACCCGTCTGTTCCTGCTGGAACAGTGCCTGCCGGAGAGCGATGCGCTGGAGCGGGTAGTCGATACCCATGTCTATAACCTGCGCCGCAAGCTGGAAGCTGCGGGCATCTCAGACGTATTACCGGCGGTACGCAGCGTCGGCTACCGGTTCAGACAGCCATGA